One genomic window of Silurus meridionalis isolate SWU-2019-XX chromosome 22, ASM1480568v1, whole genome shotgun sequence includes the following:
- the jtb gene encoding protein JTB produces MESDCRIPMSCLRPRVLVLHAVFWGLVCLRVFGAALLGEEKTTVTKAVNMPCWQLEEFVVATECTLCTAFQTKTVTACTQTGYVERINCTKSNKDEYKSCRSSVMEEHLFWKFEGVVLGLTVVFALVVIGRQRSLDRQASEKVRRQIESI; encoded by the exons ATGGAGAGTGACTGCAGGATTCCCATGTCATGTTTAAGGCCCAGAGTTCTGGTCCTGCATGCAGTTTTCTGGGGGTTAGTGTGTCTCAG AGTATTTGGGGCTGCGCTTCTTGGTGAGGAGAAGACCACAG TCACAAAGGCAGTGAACATGCCATGTTGGCAGTTAGAAGAGTTTGTGGTTGCGACAGAGTGCACTTTGTGTACCGCATTTCAAACG AAGACCGTAACAGCCTGCACCCAGACAGGCTACGTGGAGAGGATTAACTGTACCAAGTCCAACAAAGATGAGTACAAAAG CTGCCGCTCATCAGTGATGGAGGAGCACCTCTTTTGGAAGTTCGAGGGTGTCGTTTTAGGCCTTACTGTTGTCTTTGCACTAGTAGTGATCGGCCGGCAGAGGTCTTTAGACCGCCAAGCCTCAGAAAAGGTTCGCAGGCAAATTGAGTCGATTTAG
- the cart4 gene encoding cocaine- and amphetamine-regulated transcript 4, which produces MDSIRTAVYLGVCVLLLSTACQTHTSLDHRLSEEQQVTGDMVEALQKLLEGDEENQIILDKRASIIPRCDVGERCALKHGPRIGRLCDCMRGSACNTFFLRCY; this is translated from the exons ATGGACAGCATCAGGACAGCGGTGTATCTcggcgtgtgtgtgttattgctcAGCACTGCGTGTCAGACTCACACTTCTCTGGACCACCGACTGTCCGAGGAGCAACAAGTCACCGGAGACatg GTTGAAGCACTGCAAAAACTTCTGGAAGGAGATGAAGAAAACCAAATAATACTTGATAAAAGAGCCAGCATCATTCCAAGG TGTGATGTAGGAGAGCGCTGTGCACTGAAGCATGGACCACGCATTGGCCGCCTGTGTGACTGCATGAGAGGGAGTGCATGCAACACCTTCTTCCTGCGCTGCTACTGA